A window of Planctomycetota bacterium genomic DNA:
ACCGGCCTTGCCCACCACTCCTGCGCCCTTGGCGGCAATCACCTTCTCGCGCATCTCGGCCGCCAGGTCCGGATTCTGTTCGATGAATTGCCGGACCGATTCCCGACCCTGGCCGAGGCGAACGTCTCCGTACGACATCCACGCGCCCGTCTTTTCGATGACGCCCGTCTCGGTCGCCAGGTCCAGCAGGTCCCCCTCGTAACTGATGCCGCGGTCGAAGAGGATTTCAAACTCGGCGTTCTGGTACGGCGGGGCGACCTTGTTCTTGACGACCTTGGCGCGCGTCCGGCTGCCGATGACGCGCTCGCCGCTCTTAATCGCCTGGATCCGCCTCAGATCGATCCGCACGCTGGCGTAGAACTTCAGGGCCCGCCCTCCCGGCGTCGTCTCCGGGTTGCCGAACATCACGCCGATCTTCATCCGCATCTGGTTCAGAAAGACGACGGCCGTCCGGCTCCGCGCGATGGAGCCGGTGAGTTTCCGAAGCGCCTGGCTCATGAGCCGCGCCTGAAGGCCCATGTGCTGGGCGCCCATCTCGCCTTCGATTTCGGCGCGCGGCACGAGGGCCGCCACCGAGTCAATGACGACGATGTCCACCGCCCCGCTGCGCACGAGGAGGTCGCAGATCTCGAGCGCTTGTTCGCCCGTGTCGGGCTGGCTGATGAGCAGCGACACGAGGTCCACGCCGATCCGCTTCGCCCACGACGCGTCGAAGGCGTGCTCCGCATCGATGAACGCCGCCACGCCCCCCAGCCGCTGCGCGTTGGCGATAAGCGAGAGCGCCAGCGTCGTCTTCCCCGACGCTTCCGGGCCGTAGAACTCCGCCACCCGTCCGCGCGGCAGGCCGCGCCCCCCGAGCGCGATGTCCAGGCCCAGGCTCCCCGTCGGGATGCACGGCACGGCCGTCTGCTGCTCCGGGCTCAGCGTCATCAGTGCGCCTTTGCCGAACTGCTTCTCGATCTGCGAGACGACGCGCTCCAGCGTGGCCCGGCGTTCCTTGACGCCCTCGATGTACGCCACCGCGCCCTTTTCCGATTTCTTCTTCGCCATCGGTACGCTCCTTTTTAACCGCAAAGGACGCAAAGAACGCAAAGCCCTGCTCCGGTCAAAGGCCCAGAACGACGCGCTGGATGCCGTCCGCCATCCGCCGCTCGTTGAAGTTCAAGAGCAAGCCCAGTCGGCAACCCGTCAACTTCAGGTACGTCAGCACCTGGGCCTCGTGCACTGGCGTCAGTTCTTCCACCGCCTTGACTTCAACCACCACGTTTCCGGCGACCAGCATGTCCAGCCGAAAACCGCAGTCCAGACGAATCCCCTTATACACGACAGGCACCGGCTTTTGTAGTTCAAATGGGATTCCTCGCGATGCCAGTTCGTGCGCCAGACACTGTTCGTACGCCGATTCCAGCAGGCCCGGCCCCAAGTGGCGGTGCACTTCTATCGCCGCCCCAATAATCTCCTTCGAAAGCGCATCCTCCCGCTTCTGCGGCTTCTCGCCTTGTCGTTGTTGCTGTGATTCTTGCTGTTCCACTTTTTTCCCCTTTGTCCTCGCCGTGGATTCTTTTCCCGTGCCGTTCCCCTGTTCTTGCTTTGCGCTCTTTGCGTTCTTTGCGGTTCAAACAGGCGTTCCAAACGGAACCCGAGCCAGGGGCATGTACATCGGCCCCTCGCGCGCCAGAACGCTCTCGAAGATCACCACCTCCGCCGCCTCGAACTCCGGCCCTTTGGCGTCCGCCAGCGCCGCCACCGCCTCGCTCAACTCTTCCGCCCCGCGCCCGCCGCGGACGCGCCCAACGGTCAGGTGCGCCTTGTACTCCCGCCGCTCGGGTTTCTCGGCAAACCGCTCCGTCGCCCCGGCCACGGCGCCCTGGAGCCGGGCGAGCGCACCCGTCGGCTCCTCGATGCCGATCCAGACGACCCTCGGCCTGCCGTGAGGCGGAAAGCACCCCGCCCCGCCCGCCCGGAGCCGAATCGGACCCATCGACGCCGCCGCCCCGCGCACCGCCGCCGCCACCGCGGCAATCTCCTCCACCGGCACGTTGCCGAGGAAGACAAGCGTCAGGTGAATATCGTCCGTGCGGACCCACTTCACGTCGCCGCCCGCGTTCGCCAGATCCGTTTGCCGCGACTCGAGGTACTCGCGGACCTCCTGGGGCAACTCAATCGCGATGAACGTCCGAACCGCCTTCGCCATCCGCCCGCCTCCCAACGTTCAATCTCAAATCTTAAATCTTAAATATCAAATCCTGACTCTCCAATCTCCAATCGCCCGCTTCCCTTCCGCCTTCGCGGAAGAGGTCCCGCAGATTCGTCCCGAAAAACCGGGACTCATCTGCGGGCGTTAACAGCACACGCCGCGAGAACGTTGTTGCCTGTTGCCTTGTTTTTGAGTTCCGCGTTGCCCCTACCCCAGCCGCAACATGTCGCTGTATTGCCGCAGCCGGTCCTCGATTTCCTCGAGCGAGAGGCCCTCCAGTCGCCGCAGACTGAAATCCTCGACCGTAAAACTGGCCACGACCGTCCCATAGGCCATCGCCCGCCGAAGCGAGGCGAAGTCGTGTTTGCCGATCCGCGCCAGGTGCCCCATCAGGCCGCCCGCGAACGAATCGCCCGCCCCCGTCGGATCGCGCACTTCCGGGCACGGGAACCCCGGCAGGGGGCAGACGAGTCGTCCCTCGGCCATCCTCTCGCCCTCGCCTTCGCGCGCCAAGAGGAGCGCCCCGTGCTCGCCCTTCTTGACGACCACAAACTTCGGGCCGAGCGCGAGAACCTCCTCGGCCGCACGGACGAGGTTCGGCCGGCCGGTCAGCATCCGCGCCTCGCCCTCGTTCAGCACCAGGCCGTCAATCCGCGCCAGGAGCGCCTCGAGCGCCTCACGCTCGTTCTGGATCCAGAGGTTCATCGTATCCGCGACGACGAGGTCCGGCTTCTCGACCTGCTCCAGAACCGCCATCTGCGTCACCGGGCTTCCGTTCGCGAGGAACACCAGGCGCGAATCGCGGAACGCCTCGGGCAGCGCAGGCCGAAAGTCCCCGAAAACGTTCAGATGCACCTCGTCGGTCCGGGCCTCGTTCATCGCCCCTTCGTAGGATCCGCGCCACCGAAACGTCTTCCCGCCCGCGACCACCTGGAGCCCCGCCGTGTCGATCTCGCGCGACTGGAGGACCTGGCGGAACGCGTCGGGAAAATCCTCGCCGACCACACCCACCAGCCGCACCGGCGAGAAAAACGACGCCGCCACCGAAAAATACACCGCCGACCCGCCCAGAACGTCCTCCGCCTCGCCGTGCGGCGTCCGGACCGAATCGAACGCAATCGAACCGACCACCAGAAGCGATTTCGCCACGCTGACCCCTTCGCCTGCCAAGTCCGCGTTTCTTCAACCGAAGTCTTCAGGATATCCCGCCGCGGCACAAAATCAAGCGCTTTGACCCCGACATGCCCTTGCCGTTCGTCCTTGTCTTTCAATCCGCAATACGCAATATCCCCCGCTCCCCTTCGGGTCGCGGCTAACCGTGCGCCGTTTTGTCGTTTCAATCCGCAACCTGCCCGCCATAGCCCAGAGGGCGACGGCGGATCCGAAATCCGCCCTTCGACCTTGCTCAGGGCCCTGAGGCTCTCGAAGGGCAATCCGCAATGGAACCGCCCCTTGCCCCCCCGCGCGCGGGCGCGTACGATATTCGAGTCCAATGCCCGAACCCGAAAAAATCGAACGCCTCCTCGCCCACCCGGCCGTCCAGCGCCTCTTTCGCTGGATGACGCGCCAGGACCCCGACCCGGCCCGGGGTCCGTCCGCCCGGGACGGCCAATGCTGGCTCGGCCGATTCTTCGAGGCCTATGCCGATGGCTCCTTGCGCTGGTGGCGCCCCGACTTCGCCATCCCCTATGCTTTAACCGAGTACGTCCGCCGAAAGACCGGCTCGTCGCGCGAAACCTTCCGCCGCCGCGTCTTCGGCAACCCCGCGACGCGCCACGGCCTGGTGGCCACCGTCCGCAGCGTCGGACGATTGGGCCTCACCCAGCCCCAACGCTTCGTCGCGCCACTCATGGTCGTCTGGAACTTCACCCAGGCCTGCAATATGGCCTGCAAACACTGTTACCAGGACGCCGGCCGACGGGCCGACGACGAACTCCCCTTCGACGACCAGCGCCGCATCGTGGACACCCTCGCCCGGCGCGACGTCGCCATGATCGCCTTCTCCGGCGGCGAACCCCTCCTGAGCCCCGCCTTCCTCCCCGTCGCACGCTATGCCGCCGACCTCGGCTTGCATCTGACGGTCGCCACCAACGGCACCCTGCTCACACCCGACAAGGTCGCCGAGATGGTCGCCGCCGGCATCCGCTACGCCGAAATCAGCCTCGACTCCACCGACCCTGCCCGCCACGACGCCTGGCGCGGAAGCCCGGGATTCTGGGACCGTGCCGTCGCCGGCATCCGTAACGTCGTCCGCGCCCCCGGCATCAAGTGCGGCGTCGCCATGACCGTCACCCGATGGAACTTGGGCAACATGGAACCCATGCTCGAATGGTGCATCGCCGAGGGCGTCGACACCTTCTACGCCTTCAACTTTATCCCCACCGGCCGCGCGCGCGATGTCGCCGACCAGGACCTCTCCCCCGCCGAGCGCGAACAGATGCTCGCCACCCTCCAGGAATATCTCGCCGGCGGACGCATCAGCATCATGTCCAGCGCCCCCCAGTACGGCCGGGCATGCATGGAACTCGGCGACCCCGCCGGACCCGTCAACACCGGCCACTACGGCCACGGCGGAGGACGGATGACCCGCATCCTGGCGAAATACGTCGGCGGATGCGGCGCAGGTCGGTGCTACATGGCCGTCCAACCCGACGGCGACGCCACCCCCTGCGTCTTCATGCCCATCCGCCTGGGGAACCTGAGGACCGATTCGTTCGAGACCGTCTGGAACCATCCCGTGATGGAAGTGCTTCGCGACCGCGACGACCGCACCGGCCATTGCCGCATCTGCGACTATAAATACCATTGCGGCGGCTGCCGCGCACGAGCCTGGGGCTATTTCCGCGATTTGCGCCGAAGCGACCCGGGGTGCAAGTTTAACACCTCCGACTGGGACGCCATGGCCCGCGCCCCGGCGCCCGCCATCAAAGCCCGGGGATGAACGAAGTGAATCCCCGGGACGCCTTTCGCCCCGCGCGCCCGTCTGACGCGCCGCGACTGGTTCGCCGCCCCGCTTGTCGAAGCGCAGCGGAGACCCGCCGCAGCCCAAAGGGCGAAGGCTGGGCGGGGCGCTGGCTGTTCCGAGCGCCCGCCAAGGCGGGCGGCGAACCCACCGTGCAAAACTTATGTAACCTCGCCTAGTGCACCACGGCTTCAGCGTCTGTGCGGCTATCCCGCGGCATGTTCGCATGGCTGATATACTTGAGGAACGCCTCGACGCATCGCGGATCGAACTGGACCCCCGAGCACCGGACAAGTTCTTCCACCGCCTCCTCGTGCGAAAGGGGCCGCCGATACGGCCGCACGCTCGTCATCGCGTCGTACGCGTCCACCACCGCGATGATCCGCGCCTCCAGCGGAATGCCCTCCCCCCGCAGACCCTCGGGATACCCCGACCCGTCCAGCCGCTCGTGGTGGTGCAGAATGACCGGGTGCGTCGGCCTCAGAAACCCCAGGTGCCGGACCAGGCTCACCCCGCGCGTCGGGTGTTCCCGCACGATCGCCCACTCTTCCGTCGTCAGCCGGCGCGGCGCGTGCAGAATCCGATCGGGTATCGCCAACTTCCCGATGTCGTGCAACTCCGCCCCGCGCGAGAGCGTCTGAAGCCGCTCCTCCTCCAGTCCCAGCCCCCGGCCGGTGGCCAGGGCCCACGCCAGCACCCGCTCCGAGTGGCCATGCACATACGTGTCCTTCGCCTCCACCGTCGTCGCCAGCGCCTGAATCGTCTCGAAGTCCACGCGCTCCAGTTCCAGCCGGTCCAACTGGTTCGACAGGCCGATCGCCGACGCCTCCGCAATGAACCCCAGGTCCGCCAGGTCCTGCTCCGAGAACCGGCCGCCCGGCTTGTCCGTCGCGTTCAGCACCCCCACCTGACGCTGGGCCGTCGTCATCGGCGCCGACATGATCGGGTACGTCACGGAACTGCCCCGGCCTTTCAGCCCCAGCACCTGGCCGGGCGCCTCCCCCGCGCTTTCCTCCAGCACCAGCGGGCCGCCCTGCTCGAACACCCGCCCGCAGATCCGTTCCCCCACCGGCACCGCCACCTGGCGCACCACCTCCGGCGCGATCCCGCGCGACGCCGCAATCCGCAGTTTGCCTCCCTCCGGCAACATCAGGCTGACGCGCCTCGCCCCCAGCAACGCCTGCACGAACCCCACGGAAATGTCGGCCGCCTCCTCGACGCTCTTCGCCAGCGCCAGACGCTTCAAGAACTGACACCGCTCCTCCGTGTGCCGGTGGTGTTCCTCCAGACGCCCGAGGTTCTGCACCAGGTCCTGCGTCTCGTCCGATAGCGCCAACGCAATCCCCGCCACGCCCACCAGACTGACCGCGATGATCGCCTTCGCCGCCGTCGGATCCAGCCCCGACGTCAACAGGAACGTCACCGCCACCAGGAGCCCTAGCGCGAGACACGCCTGGAGCGTGCAATACGAGCGGATGCTCGACACGCCGCACCATCGGCACCACGGCAAAAAGGTCGGACCCAGACCCTGCGAGATGAGGCAGCGCCGAACCGCAGGAAGCGCGGACTCCGATTTGCCGGCCGACCGGCGGAAGATTCCCAAGCCCGCCTTCAACGCCGCATACGGAACCAACAGCAGCGAAAATCCCGCTGGCGCCGCCAGAAGCGCAATGATTCCCGCCGCGAGGACAGGCAGCCACCCCAACGGCATCCCCGCCACGAGCATCCCGCCCCCGGACCCCAAGAGGAGGAGGCGCACCGCCTCTTCGAACTTGAGGATGGTCGGCTCGCGGCCGGTCTGCGAGGCGTCCGTGCCGCGCCGGAAAAGATGTGCCGCCAACGCCCCGACCGTCAGGCGTTCGGATACCAGGGCCCCAGCCGAAAGGGCCATCGCCGCCCACACGGGCGTCAGCCACCCGAGCAGGTAACCCACCACCGGCAACGCCCCGGCCGTGAAATAGTGCAACCGCTTCAAGGCACTCGCCCCCGCTTGTCCTGCTCAAGGCGGGTCAATCGAGGTTTCGGCCTATGCCGGCATGCAGAGTTTTCCCGTGGCCCGGACCCTCTATTGACTATTTCTCCTTTTCGGCGGCTTCCAGGGCCCTCCATTAGCCAAATCCCACGCCCCGCACGGCGTATGCCACGGCCGGCCCCTTCGGCGTTGCTCCGGGCAGGCTTGTCCGGCCGTGGCACACCTTGGTGTTGCCGTTTGCCGTTGCCTTTCCCCAATCCAGAGCCGTCCTTTGCGCTCTTGGCGCCCTTTGCGGTTAGAAGCATGTGGCGGCCTTTGCGGTTAGGACTTCGGCTGGCACGTGGAAATGGCCTTGACACCCCCTGCCCCGTCCGCTACACTTTCCGGCGCGTAGCACGCAGACGATGCGTTTCCCACGGGGTCGTCGGCCCGTCCGCCTCGGCGGATGGGAGTGGGGTCCGGGCGAAGCGGCTGCTCGGGTCCAAGCCTCGGAAACGCCATGATCCGAACGAGCCGCGTCCTTCCCCTCGCGGGCAGTACGCGAACACACGGAGCGGTTGCATTGTGCGCGGCCTTGGCGCAGGATGGGCCGGCGGACCGCGCGAAACGGTAGAAACTCTATGGCAAAGCGCACGAGCAAGGCCCCTGCGAAGAAGCGACCGTCGGAGTGGTTCAGCGACCCTCTGACCGGGATGCCGGCGCGGGCCCTTATGTACGCGACCGGCACCGTGACGCCGGAGGACATGGCCAAACCGTTCATCGGGTTGGTGTCGAGTTTTACGGACCTGATCCCCGGGCACGCGCACATGCGGCGGTTGGAGCGTCGGATCGAGCACGGGATTTTCGCGGGGGGCGGCGTGGCATGGCTCTTCTCGGTGCCGGGCATCTGCGACGGCATCGCCATGGGCCACGAGGGGATGCACTACAGCCTCCCCAGCCGGGAACTCATCGCCGACATGGTTGAGACGATCACGCGGGCCCACCGCCTGGACGGCCTGGTGCTCCTGACGAACTGCGACAAGATTACGCCGGGGATGCTGATGGCGGCGGCGCGGCTGGATTTGCCGGCCATCGTCGTCACGGCCGGACCGATGCACAGCGGCAACTACAAGATGGAGCGGCTGGACCTGGTGCATGACACGTTCGAGGCCATCGGACGGTATAAGGCGGGGCAGATCAGCCGGGAGGACCTGGCGGCGCTCGAATGCGAGGCGTGCCCGGGCGGCGGATCGTGCCAGGGGCTTTTCACGGCGAACACGATGGCGTGCGTCACGGAGGCGATGGGGATGAGCCTGCCGGGGTGCGCGTCGGCCCTCTGCGCGAGCGCCAGGAAGGACCGCATCGCGTATGCGTCCGGCGAACGGATCGTGGAACTCGTCCGCCGGGGCGTCTCGACGCGGAAGATCCTTTCGCGTCCGGCGATTGCGAACGGCATCGCGGTGGACATGGCGCTGGGCGGCTCGACGAACACGGTCCTGCACCTAATGGCCATTGCGAACGAGGCGGGCGTGGACCTGGACCTGGAGGTGTTCGACACCATCAGCCGGCGTACGCCGCACCTGACGAACTTCCGGCCGGCAGGCGACATGATGATGGAGGACCTGGACCACGCGGGCGGCATTCCGGCGGTCATGAAGCGTCTGCGGGACCGGCTGAGCGATTGCCCGACGGTGAGCGGCCTGTCGGCCCGCGAGATTGCCGACCGGGCGCGGGTCTCTAGCGACGACCTCATCCGGCCGCTCAACCGGGCGTATCATCCGGAAGGCGGCATCGCGGTTCTGCGCGGGAACCTCTGCCCCGAGGGGGCGGTCATCAAGCAGTCGGCCGTCCCGGACGCGATGCGCAAGTTCACGGGCAAGGCCCGCGTCTTCGACAGCGAGGACGCGGCCAATAAGGCGATTCTCGGCAAGCAGGTCCGCTCGGGCGACTTCGTGGTCATCCGGTACGAGGGTCCGGCGGGGGGGCCGGGGATGCGTGAGATGCTGGCGGCGACGGCGGCGCTGAAGGGCCTGGGGATGCTCGATTCGGTCTACCTCGCGACCGACGGGCGGTTCTCGGGCGGGACGCAAGGGCCGTGCATCGGCCACGTCAGCCCCGAGGCAACCGCAGGAGGGACCATCGCCCTTGTGAAAGACGGCGACCGGATCCACGTGGACATCGCCAAGCGGCTCCTGGAGGTCCAGGTGGACGAGGGGGAACTGGCGAAGCGGCGGAAGGCGTGGAAGCGGCCGAAGCCGCGGATTGACCACGGTTACCTCGCCCGGTATGCGCGGATGGTGACGAGCGCGTCCACCGGAGCGATATGCAAGTAGCGTGCTACCCGGTGGTGTAATTGGTAACACAGGAGGTTTTGGTCCTCCCATTCCTGGTTCGAGTCCAGGCCGGGTAGCCAAAAAGCAAGTGACTGCGTGACTAAGTAACTGAGTGACTGCGTAACGGCAGGACGTTGAACACGCTTAGCCGCGAGCCGAAGGCGAGCGCTGGTTTGACGAAGGCGAGAACGTGATGCAACGGCCAACCAAAGCGTTAATTTTGGCGGCGGGGACGAGCACGCGGATGAAGTCCGCGC
This region includes:
- the recA gene encoding recombinase RecA translates to MAKKKSEKGAVAYIEGVKERRATLERVVSQIEKQFGKGALMTLSPEQQTAVPCIPTGSLGLDIALGGRGLPRGRVAEFYGPEASGKTTLALSLIANAQRLGGVAAFIDAEHAFDASWAKRIGVDLVSLLISQPDTGEQALEICDLLVRSGAVDIVVIDSVAALVPRAEIEGEMGAQHMGLQARLMSQALRKLTGSIARSRTAVVFLNQMRMKIGVMFGNPETTPGGRALKFYASVRIDLRRIQAIKSGERVIGSRTRAKVVKNKVAPPYQNAEFEILFDRGISYEGDLLDLATETGVIEKTGAWMSYGDVRLGQGRESVRQFIEQNPDLAAEMREKVIAAKGAGVVGKAGAAAAGESAGESEADAGESEGE
- a CDS encoding GxxExxY protein, which translates into the protein MEQQESQQQRQGEKPQKREDALSKEIIGAAIEVHRHLGPGLLESAYEQCLAHELASRGIPFELQKPVPVVYKGIRLDCGFRLDMLVAGNVVVEVKAVEELTPVHEAQVLTYLKLTGCRLGLLLNFNERRMADGIQRVVLGL
- the thpR gene encoding RNA 2',3'-cyclic phosphodiesterase; this encodes MAKAVRTFIAIELPQEVREYLESRQTDLANAGGDVKWVRTDDIHLTLVFLGNVPVEEIAAVAAAVRGAAASMGPIRLRAGGAGCFPPHGRPRVVWIGIEEPTGALARLQGAVAGATERFAEKPERREYKAHLTVGRVRGGRGAEELSEAVAALADAKGPEFEAAEVVIFESVLAREGPMYMPLARVPFGTPV
- a CDS encoding PfkB family carbohydrate kinase; this translates as MAKSLLVVGSIAFDSVRTPHGEAEDVLGGSAVYFSVAASFFSPVRLVGVVGEDFPDAFRQVLQSREIDTAGLQVVAGGKTFRWRGSYEGAMNEARTDEVHLNVFGDFRPALPEAFRDSRLVFLANGSPVTQMAVLEQVEKPDLVVADTMNLWIQNEREALEALLARIDGLVLNEGEARMLTGRPNLVRAAEEVLALGPKFVVVKKGEHGALLLAREGEGERMAEGRLVCPLPGFPCPEVRDPTGAGDSFAGGLMGHLARIGKHDFASLRRAMAYGTVVASFTVEDFSLRRLEGLSLEEIEDRLRQYSDMLRLG
- a CDS encoding radical SAM protein translates to MPEPEKIERLLAHPAVQRLFRWMTRQDPDPARGPSARDGQCWLGRFFEAYADGSLRWWRPDFAIPYALTEYVRRKTGSSRETFRRRVFGNPATRHGLVATVRSVGRLGLTQPQRFVAPLMVVWNFTQACNMACKHCYQDAGRRADDELPFDDQRRIVDTLARRDVAMIAFSGGEPLLSPAFLPVARYAADLGLHLTVATNGTLLTPDKVAEMVAAGIRYAEISLDSTDPARHDAWRGSPGFWDRAVAGIRNVVRAPGIKCGVAMTVTRWNLGNMEPMLEWCIAEGVDTFYAFNFIPTGRARDVADQDLSPAEREQMLATLQEYLAGGRISIMSSAPQYGRACMELGDPAGPVNTGHYGHGGGRMTRILAKYVGGCGAGRCYMAVQPDGDATPCVFMPIRLGNLRTDSFETVWNHPVMEVLRDRDDRTGHCRICDYKYHCGGCRARAWGYFRDLRRSDPGCKFNTSDWDAMARAPAPAIKARG
- a CDS encoding HD domain-containing protein — its product is MKRLHYFTAGALPVVGYLLGWLTPVWAAMALSAGALVSERLTVGALAAHLFRRGTDASQTGREPTILKFEEAVRLLLLGSGGGMLVAGMPLGWLPVLAAGIIALLAAPAGFSLLLVPYAALKAGLGIFRRSAGKSESALPAVRRCLISQGLGPTFLPWCRWCGVSSIRSYCTLQACLALGLLVAVTFLLTSGLDPTAAKAIIAVSLVGVAGIALALSDETQDLVQNLGRLEEHHRHTEERCQFLKRLALAKSVEEAADISVGFVQALLGARRVSLMLPEGGKLRIAASRGIAPEVVRQVAVPVGERICGRVFEQGGPLVLEESAGEAPGQVLGLKGRGSSVTYPIMSAPMTTAQRQVGVLNATDKPGGRFSEQDLADLGFIAEASAIGLSNQLDRLELERVDFETIQALATTVEAKDTYVHGHSERVLAWALATGRGLGLEEERLQTLSRGAELHDIGKLAIPDRILHAPRRLTTEEWAIVREHPTRGVSLVRHLGFLRPTHPVILHHHERLDGSGYPEGLRGEGIPLEARIIAVVDAYDAMTSVRPYRRPLSHEEAVEELVRCSGVQFDPRCVEAFLKYISHANMPRDSRTDAEAVVH
- the ilvD gene encoding dihydroxy-acid dehydratase, whose protein sequence is MAKRTSKAPAKKRPSEWFSDPLTGMPARALMYATGTVTPEDMAKPFIGLVSSFTDLIPGHAHMRRLERRIEHGIFAGGGVAWLFSVPGICDGIAMGHEGMHYSLPSRELIADMVETITRAHRLDGLVLLTNCDKITPGMLMAAARLDLPAIVVTAGPMHSGNYKMERLDLVHDTFEAIGRYKAGQISREDLAALECEACPGGGSCQGLFTANTMACVTEAMGMSLPGCASALCASARKDRIAYASGERIVELVRRGVSTRKILSRPAIANGIAVDMALGGSTNTVLHLMAIANEAGVDLDLEVFDTISRRTPHLTNFRPAGDMMMEDLDHAGGIPAVMKRLRDRLSDCPTVSGLSAREIADRARVSSDDLIRPLNRAYHPEGGIAVLRGNLCPEGAVIKQSAVPDAMRKFTGKARVFDSEDAANKAILGKQVRSGDFVVIRYEGPAGGPGMREMLAATAALKGLGMLDSVYLATDGRFSGGTQGPCIGHVSPEATAGGTIALVKDGDRIHVDIAKRLLEVQVDEGELAKRRKAWKRPKPRIDHGYLARYARMVTSASTGAICK